Proteins found in one Anopheles aquasalis chromosome 3, idAnoAquaMG_Q_19, whole genome shotgun sequence genomic segment:
- the LOC126578534 gene encoding serine/threonine-protein kinase mig-15 isoform X7: MAHQMLPPSVNCSLDDIDLNALKDPAGIFELIEVVGNGTYGQVYKGRHTKTGQLAAIKVMDVTEEEEEEIKLEINVLKKYSNHRNIATYYGAFIKKTPAGKDDQLWLVMEYCGAGSVTDLVKSTKGQSLKEEWIAYICREILRGLSYLHTNKVIHRDIKGQNVLLTDNAEVKLVDFGVSAQLDKTIGRRNTFIGTPYWMAPEVIACDENRDATYDNRSDLWSLGITALEMAESQPPLCDLHPMRALFLIPRNPPPRMKSKKWSKKFHSFIDTVLVKDYHQRPYTEQLLKHPFIKEQPTERQVRIQLKDHIDRCKKRKQEKERDDYRYSGSENDDDDIQTAGEPSSIIQAPGNDTLRRTFHQIQEGRMQNAEQQQPPNRNQKPPSRDNGSKAQPVEEPGPPSRPQLPQRLIVVPDPPANSNANRPLPPPPRSGSSSQSQQPPSSQTPQQPARNQQNFFKPVQQQQQAQPEAPPRNNRPQQPSGASPQVSGGGGGGSSGVGGKSPAIAPNGNNNGSSNGGSGSAGVGNINNNNHHAQPINPLDPIESSDSDSEPEEPNGRTRNDGTLLASDPPMPLPEFSYRTGGLGVLNESDQNNQSSSSTSGGGGGASVLSPPSGGSSSGVGVGGGGPPNRPLPPTPDDDDAQGDGTLIKRNYDNKSSSSIGTTTSSSASTGSTTHSESDEAVLLRDWNFEQFFPSEERPKPSQRHSMSDKSSSSSPASDSNGRYRASAVAGAGALLPLLGDNKTRKEHVNASSKQTAASLAYAEKRKVEEMNNKIRLEERVKSEMFARQMHKPTATQALSSGKGPQHQQQQQQQPPQEQSRRQESEGSRLPLNFARAFRRENSDFFPLAKRHSAILGETGAIGGGIVGLGEGGGGHRSMSPGHQAQQQQQRSSAIFSRSSRSKFEPILTNYSLTNPSGSDDERRSPRATPPRAAGADVAGGGGGNGRQQSPLAGASQPQPQQQQQQPVARNMDFLRPRREKTESVIFVRNSPHRQPSLLFDGQQKNRSGENSSLGTPGQRTSSVLPDLLRQASPATPPSHDKSVSEEYRAAVSSSVQSNNVPPSSQTPNKSFLLPYTTNGTVALGSGGMVGAGEARVGDRGGGGGGRGSSPAGRQSNASPHSNPSNPSSSSRHNSPNHSFNTRLPANNSSLHSSISSNSSSSGVVNHKIVNNNHLLHPPPPPPYHQYQMHHHPQQQQPMRVTTTAAQTDLPVSPFSLALQQKQRSFLTFGFGAQSGGSAASRRESHVNVNVTPTSHDAASDTPEIRKYKKRFNSEILCAALWGVNLLIGTENGLMLLDRSGQGKVYQLISRRRFQQMEVLEGQNILVTISGKKNRVRVYYLSWLKSKILRTDGLADQQVERRNGWINVGDLQGAVHFKIVKYERIKFLVIALKDSIEIYAWAPKPYHKFMAFKSFGELMHRPLLVDLTVEEQTRLKVIYGSAEGFHAVDLDSATVYDIYLPKHTQGPISPHCIVTLPNSNGMQLLLCYDNEGVYVNTMGRVSKNIVLQWGEMPTSVAYIGTGQIMGWGNKAIEIRSVETGHLDGVFMHKKAQRLKFLCERNDKVFFSSAKGGSSCQIYFMTLNKPGMANW; this comes from the exons GATCCGGCAGGCATCTTTGAGCTGATCGAAGTCGTCGGAAATGGAACGTACGGACAAGTGTACAAG GGTCGCCACACAAAGACTGGACAACTCGCTGCCATTAAGGTGATGGACGTcaccgaggaggaagaggaggagatcAAGCTCGAGATTAACGTGCTGAAGAAGTATTCCAACCACCGCAACATTGCCACATACTATGGTGCATTTATCAAAAAGACGCCCGCCGGCAAGGACGACCAGCTGTGGCTGGTGATGGAGTACTGCGGGGCCGGTTCCGTCACCGATCTGGTCAAGTCGACCAAGGGCCAGAGCCTGAAGGAAGAGTGGATCGCGTACATCTGTCGCGAGATCTTGCGCGGTCTGAGCTATCTGCACACGAACAAGGTGATACACCGTGACATCAAGGGCCAGAACGTGCTGCTAACGGATAACGCCGAGGTGAAGCTGGTCGATTTCGGTGTGTCGGCCCAGCTAGACAAAACCATTGGCCGGCGGAACACATTCATCG GTACTCCGTACTGGATGGCACCGGAGGTTATTGCTTGCGATGAAAATCGGGACGCCACCTATGACAACCGGTCTGATCTCTGGTCACTGGGCATTACGGCACTGGAGATGGCCGAATCACAGCCACCGCTGTGCGATCTCCATCCGATGCGCGCGCTCTTCCTGATTCCACGCAATCCACCACCGCGCATGAAGTCGAAGAAGTGGTCCAAGAAGTTCCACAGCTTCATCGATACGGTGCTAG TGAAAGACTACCATCAACGGCCTTACACGGAGCAGTTACTGAAGCATCCTTTCATCAAAGAGCAACCGACAGAAAGACAAGTTAGAATACAGCTTAAAGACCATATCGATAG GTGTAAGAAGCGCAAGCAGGAGAAAGAGCGTGACGACTATCGCTACTCGGGTTCggaaaacgatgacgacgatatACAGACGGCTGGCGAACCGTCCTCGATCATTCAGGCCCCGGGCAATGATACACTGCGCCGTACGTTCCACCAGATCCAGGAGGGCCGTATGCAGAAcgccgaacagcagcagcctccgaATCGCAACCAGAAACCACCAAGT CGAGATAATGGCAGTAAAGCGCAACCCGTGGAAGAACCGGGACCACCGTCTAGACCGCAGCTTCCGCAGCGGTTGATAGTGGTACCGGATCCACCGGCCAATAGTAACGCTAATCGACCTCTGCCCCCGCCACCGCGCAGCGGTTCTTCCTCGCAGTCCCAGCAACCTCCTTCATCCCAAACGCCGCAGCAACCTGCCCGCAATCAGCAAAACTTTTTCAAACCGGTG cagcagcagcaacaggcacaaCCGGAGGCACCACCGCGTAACAACCGACCACAGCAACCGTCGGGAGCGTCACCGCAGGtcagtggaggtggtggaggaggtagTAGTGGCGTCGGCGGTAAGTCACCGGCTATTGCCCCGAACGGCAACAataacggcagcagcaatggtggcagtggcagtgccgGCGTCGGTAACAtcaataacaataatcatcATGCGCAACCGATCAATCcgctcgatccgatcgagaGCTCCGACTCGGACTCGGAACCAGAGGAACCGAACGGCCGAACACGAAACGACGGCACGCTTCTCGCCAGCGATCCCCCGATGCCACT TCCCGAATTTTCCTATAGGACGGGCGGTTTGGGCGTGCTCAACGAATCCGATCAGAACAATCAATCCTCATCGAGTACTtcgggtggtggaggaggggcCAGTGTTCTGTCTCCTCcaagcggtggcagcagcagtggcgtcGGGGTTGGCGGGGGCGGTCCCCCCAACCGACCATTACCGCCCActccggacgacgacgatgcccaAGGTGACGGGACGCTCATCAAACGG AACTACGACAATAAGTCATCTTCGTCCATCGGCACTACGACGTCCTCGTCGGCGTCGACCGGTTCGACGACCCACTCGGAAAGCGACGAAGCGGTGCTGCTACGCGACTGGAACTTTGAGCAATTTTTCCCCTCCGAAGAGCGTCCAAAGCCGAGCCAGCGCCACTCGATGTCAGACaaatcgtcctcttcctcgccAGCCTCCGATTCGAATGGCCGTTATCGAGCCAGTGCCGTCGCTGGCGCCGGTGCCCTGCTTCCACTGCTCGGAGACAACAAGACGCGCAAGGAGCACGTGAACGCTTCGTCCAAACAAACGGCCGCCAGTCTGGCGTACGCCGAGAAGCGCAAGGTGGAGGAGATGAACAACAAGATACGGTTGGAGGAGCGCGTCAAGAGTGAAATGTTTGCCCGCCAAATGCACAAACCCACCGCCACCCAGGCACTGTCGTCCGGGAAAgggccacagcatcagcagcagcagcagcagcagccaccacagGAACAGTCAAGGCGCCAAGAGTCGGAAGGATCTCGGTTACCGCTCAACTTTGCACGAGCTTTCCGTCGGGAGAACTCCGATTTCTTTCCTCTCGCGAAGCGCCATTCGGCCATTCTGGGAGAAACGGGTGCCATTGGTGGTGGGATCGTGGGGCTAGGCGAGGGAGGTGGAGGTCACCGATCGATGTCACCCGGTCACCaggcgcagcaacagcagcagcgttccaGTGCCATCTTTTCGCGCAGCAGTCGCTCCAAGTTCGAACCGATCTTGACCAACTACTCGCTCACCAATCCGTccggcagcgacgacgagcgTCGTTCGCCTCgagccacaccaccacgtgcGGCGGGAGCAGACGtggcaggaggaggtggtggcaatggAAGACAGCAAAGCCCGCTGGCAGGTGCctcgcaaccgcaaccgcaacagcagcaacagcaaccggtcGCACGAAATATGGACTTCTTGCGGCCACGTCGCGAAAAAACTGAATCCGTTATCTTCGTACGTAACTCACCCCACCGACAGCCCTCGCTGCTGTTCGATGGTCAGCAG AAGAACCGCTCCGGGGAGAACAGCAGCCTCGGTACACCGGGCCAGCGGACGAGTAGTGTCCTGCCGGATCTACTTAGACAGGCATCGCCGGCAACGCCACCCAGCCATGACAAATCGGTCAGCGAGGAG TATCGAGCAGCGGTCAGTTCCTCCGTTCAATCGAACAACGTTCCTCCTAGCAGCCAAACGCCAAACAAATCATTCCTGCTTCCGTACACCACTAACGGAACCGTCGCCCTGGGATCAGGAGGAATGGtaggagcaggagaagcaaGAGTTGGTGaccggggaggtggtggtggtggacgtggCAGTAGCCCTGCGGGGCGCCAAAGTAATGCCTCGCCCCACTCGAACCCATCGaacccgtcgtcgtcctcccgCCACAACAGTCCGAACCACTCGTTTAACACTAGACTCCCAGCAAACAATAGTAGTCTTCACAGTAGCATTAgcagtaatagtagtagtagcggcgtcgtgaatcataaaattgtcaaTAACAATCATTTACtacatcctcctcctcctcctccgtacCATCAATATCAaatgcaccatcatccacaacaacaacaaccgatgCGTGTGACTACGACGGCGGCTCAAACGGATCTGCCCGTATCACCGTTTTCGCTGGCACTGCAACAGAAACAGCGAAGCTTCCTGACGTTCGGTTTTGGGGCCCAGTCTGGTGGTTCCGCGGCTTCTCGGCGGGAGAGccacgtgaacgtgaacgtcaCCCCGACATCGCACGATGCCGCCAGCGACACGCCCGAGATCCGCAAGTACAAGAAGCGCTTCAACTCGGAGATACTATGTGCGGCACTCTGGGGTGTCAATCTGCTGATCGGCACCGAGAATGGCTTGATGCTGTTGGATCGCTCCGGACAGGGAAAG GTGTATCAGCTGATATCTCGTCGGCGGTTCCAGCAGATGGAGGTGCTGGAAGGGCAAAACATTCTGGTGACCATATCGGGCAAGAAGAACCGTGTCCGCGTGTACTATCTGTCGTGGCTGAAGTCGAAAATACTGCGCACCGACGGTTTGGCGGAC CAACAAGTGGAACGTCGCAACGGATGGATCAACGTGGGTGATCTGCAGGGTGCGGTGCATTTCAAGATCGTCAAGTACGAACGGATCAAATTCCTCGTGATCGCCCTCAAGGACTCGATCGAGATCTATGCCTGGGCCCCGAAACCATACCACAAGTTTATGGCATTTAAG AGCTTCGGTGAACTGATGCATCGGCCGCTGTTGGTTGACTTGACAGTCGAAGAGCAAACGCGACTGAAGGTGATCTACGGTTCGGCAGAAGGCTTTCATGCAGTCGATCTCGATTCCGCCACGGTTTATGATATCTACCTACCTAAGCAT ACTCAGGGGCCAATTTCGCCGCATTGCATCGTAACCCTGCCGAACTCGAACGGTATGCAACTGTTGCTGTGCTACGACAACGAAGGTGTTTACGTCAACACGATGGGCCGGGTGTCGAAGAACATCGTGCTGCAGTGGGGAGAGATGCCGACCTCGGTCGCTTACATCGGTACCGGGCAGATTATGGGCTGGGGTAACAAGGCAATCGAG ATACGGTCGGTAGAAACGGGCCACCTGGACGGGGTGTTCATGCACAAGAAAGCACAACGTCTGAAGTTCCTGTGCGAGCGGAACGACAAGGTGTTCTTCAGCAGTGCCAAAGGTGGCTCCTCTTGTCAGATCTACTTCATGACGCTCAACAAACCGGGGATGGCCAACTGGTAA
- the LOC126578534 gene encoding serine/threonine-protein kinase mig-15 isoform X4, with the protein MAHQMLPPSVNCSLDDIDLNALKDPAGIFELIEVVGNGTYGQVYKGRHTKTGQLAAIKVMDVTEEEEEEIKLEINVLKKYSNHRNIATYYGAFIKKTPAGKDDQLWLVMEYCGAGSVTDLVKSTKGQSLKEEWIAYICREILRGLSYLHTNKVIHRDIKGQNVLLTDNAEVKLVDFGVSAQLDKTIGRRNTFIGTPYWMAPEVIACDENRDATYDNRSDLWSLGITALEMAESQPPLCDLHPMRALFLIPRNPPPRMKSKKWSKKFHSFIDTVLVKDYHQRPYTEQLLKHPFIKEQPTERQVRIQLKDHIDRCKKRKQEKERDDYRYSGSENDDDDIQTAGEPSSIIQAPGNDTLRRTFHQIQEGRMQNAEQQQPPNRNQKPPSRDNGSKAQPVEEPGPPSRPQLPQRLIVVPDPPANSNANRPLPPPPRSGSSSQSQQPPSSQTPQQPARNQQNFFKPVDLDKLAAQLNELGVSSPQQQQQQAQPEAPPRNNRPQQPSGASPQVSGGGGGGSSGVGGKSPAIAPNGNNNGSSNGGSGSAGVGNINNNNHHAQPINPLDPIESSDSDSEPEEPNGRTRNDGTLLASDPPMPLPEFSYRTGGLGVLNESDQNNQSSSSTSGGGGGASVLSPPSGGSSSGVGVGGGGPPNRPLPPTPDDDDAQGDGTLIKRNYDNKSSSSIGTTTSSSASTGSTTHSESDEAVLLRDWNFEQFFPSEERPKPSQRHSMSDKSSSSSPASDSNGRYRASAVAGAGALLPLLGDNKTRKEHVNASSKQTAASLAYAEKRKVEEMNNKIRLEERVKSEMFARQMHKPTATQALSSGKGPQHQQQQQQQPPQEQSRRQESEGSRLPLNFARAFRRENSDFFPLAKRHSAILGETGAIGGGIVGLGEGGGGHRSMSPGHQAQQQQQRSSAIFSRSSRSKFEPILTNYSLTNPSGSDDERRSPRATPPRAAGADVAGGGGGNGRQQSPLAGASQPQPQQQQQQPVARNMDFLRPRREKTESVIFVRNSPHRQPSLLFDGQQKNRSGENSSLGTPGQRTSSVLPDLLRQASPATPPSHDKSVSEEYRAAVSSSVQSNNVPPSSQTPNKSFLLPYTTNGTVALGSGGMVGAGEARVGDRGGGGGGRGSSPAGRQSNASPHSNPSNPSSSSRHNSPNHSFNTRLPANNSSLHSSISSNSSSSGVVNHKIVNNNHLLHPPPPPPYHQYQMHHHPQQQQPMRVTTTAAQTDLPVSPFSLALQQKQRSFLTFGFGAQSGGSAASRRESHVNVNVTPTSHDAASDTPEIRKYKKRFNSEILCAALWGVNLLIGTENGLMLLDRSGQGKVYQLISRRRFQQMEVLEGQNILVTISGKKNRVRVYYLSWLKSKILRTDGLADQQVERRNGWINVGDLQGAVHFKIVKYERIKFLVIALKDSIEIYAWAPKPYHKFMAFKSFGELMHRPLLVDLTVEEQTRLKVIYGSAEGFHAVDLDSATVYDIYLPKHTQGPISPHCIVTLPNSNGMQLLLCYDNEGVYVNTMGRVSKNIVLQWGEMPTSVAYIGTGQIMGWGNKAIEIRSVETGHLDGVFMHKKAQRLKFLCERNDKVFFSSAKGGSSCQIYFMTLNKPGMANW; encoded by the exons GATCCGGCAGGCATCTTTGAGCTGATCGAAGTCGTCGGAAATGGAACGTACGGACAAGTGTACAAG GGTCGCCACACAAAGACTGGACAACTCGCTGCCATTAAGGTGATGGACGTcaccgaggaggaagaggaggagatcAAGCTCGAGATTAACGTGCTGAAGAAGTATTCCAACCACCGCAACATTGCCACATACTATGGTGCATTTATCAAAAAGACGCCCGCCGGCAAGGACGACCAGCTGTGGCTGGTGATGGAGTACTGCGGGGCCGGTTCCGTCACCGATCTGGTCAAGTCGACCAAGGGCCAGAGCCTGAAGGAAGAGTGGATCGCGTACATCTGTCGCGAGATCTTGCGCGGTCTGAGCTATCTGCACACGAACAAGGTGATACACCGTGACATCAAGGGCCAGAACGTGCTGCTAACGGATAACGCCGAGGTGAAGCTGGTCGATTTCGGTGTGTCGGCCCAGCTAGACAAAACCATTGGCCGGCGGAACACATTCATCG GTACTCCGTACTGGATGGCACCGGAGGTTATTGCTTGCGATGAAAATCGGGACGCCACCTATGACAACCGGTCTGATCTCTGGTCACTGGGCATTACGGCACTGGAGATGGCCGAATCACAGCCACCGCTGTGCGATCTCCATCCGATGCGCGCGCTCTTCCTGATTCCACGCAATCCACCACCGCGCATGAAGTCGAAGAAGTGGTCCAAGAAGTTCCACAGCTTCATCGATACGGTGCTAG TGAAAGACTACCATCAACGGCCTTACACGGAGCAGTTACTGAAGCATCCTTTCATCAAAGAGCAACCGACAGAAAGACAAGTTAGAATACAGCTTAAAGACCATATCGATAG GTGTAAGAAGCGCAAGCAGGAGAAAGAGCGTGACGACTATCGCTACTCGGGTTCggaaaacgatgacgacgatatACAGACGGCTGGCGAACCGTCCTCGATCATTCAGGCCCCGGGCAATGATACACTGCGCCGTACGTTCCACCAGATCCAGGAGGGCCGTATGCAGAAcgccgaacagcagcagcctccgaATCGCAACCAGAAACCACCAAGT CGAGATAATGGCAGTAAAGCGCAACCCGTGGAAGAACCGGGACCACCGTCTAGACCGCAGCTTCCGCAGCGGTTGATAGTGGTACCGGATCCACCGGCCAATAGTAACGCTAATCGACCTCTGCCCCCGCCACCGCGCAGCGGTTCTTCCTCGCAGTCCCAGCAACCTCCTTCATCCCAAACGCCGCAGCAACCTGCCCGCAATCAGCAAAACTTTTTCAAACCGGTG GATTTGGACAAGTTGGCCGCACAGCTTAATGAATTGGGCGTCTCctccccgcagcagcagcagcaacaggcacaaCCGGAGGCACCACCGCGTAACAACCGACCACAGCAACCGTCGGGAGCGTCACCGCAGGtcagtggaggtggtggaggaggtagTAGTGGCGTCGGCGGTAAGTCACCGGCTATTGCCCCGAACGGCAACAataacggcagcagcaatggtggcagtggcagtgccgGCGTCGGTAACAtcaataacaataatcatcATGCGCAACCGATCAATCcgctcgatccgatcgagaGCTCCGACTCGGACTCGGAACCAGAGGAACCGAACGGCCGAACACGAAACGACGGCACGCTTCTCGCCAGCGATCCCCCGATGCCACT TCCCGAATTTTCCTATAGGACGGGCGGTTTGGGCGTGCTCAACGAATCCGATCAGAACAATCAATCCTCATCGAGTACTtcgggtggtggaggaggggcCAGTGTTCTGTCTCCTCcaagcggtggcagcagcagtggcgtcGGGGTTGGCGGGGGCGGTCCCCCCAACCGACCATTACCGCCCActccggacgacgacgatgcccaAGGTGACGGGACGCTCATCAAACGG AACTACGACAATAAGTCATCTTCGTCCATCGGCACTACGACGTCCTCGTCGGCGTCGACCGGTTCGACGACCCACTCGGAAAGCGACGAAGCGGTGCTGCTACGCGACTGGAACTTTGAGCAATTTTTCCCCTCCGAAGAGCGTCCAAAGCCGAGCCAGCGCCACTCGATGTCAGACaaatcgtcctcttcctcgccAGCCTCCGATTCGAATGGCCGTTATCGAGCCAGTGCCGTCGCTGGCGCCGGTGCCCTGCTTCCACTGCTCGGAGACAACAAGACGCGCAAGGAGCACGTGAACGCTTCGTCCAAACAAACGGCCGCCAGTCTGGCGTACGCCGAGAAGCGCAAGGTGGAGGAGATGAACAACAAGATACGGTTGGAGGAGCGCGTCAAGAGTGAAATGTTTGCCCGCCAAATGCACAAACCCACCGCCACCCAGGCACTGTCGTCCGGGAAAgggccacagcatcagcagcagcagcagcagcagccaccacagGAACAGTCAAGGCGCCAAGAGTCGGAAGGATCTCGGTTACCGCTCAACTTTGCACGAGCTTTCCGTCGGGAGAACTCCGATTTCTTTCCTCTCGCGAAGCGCCATTCGGCCATTCTGGGAGAAACGGGTGCCATTGGTGGTGGGATCGTGGGGCTAGGCGAGGGAGGTGGAGGTCACCGATCGATGTCACCCGGTCACCaggcgcagcaacagcagcagcgttccaGTGCCATCTTTTCGCGCAGCAGTCGCTCCAAGTTCGAACCGATCTTGACCAACTACTCGCTCACCAATCCGTccggcagcgacgacgagcgTCGTTCGCCTCgagccacaccaccacgtgcGGCGGGAGCAGACGtggcaggaggaggtggtggcaatggAAGACAGCAAAGCCCGCTGGCAGGTGCctcgcaaccgcaaccgcaacagcagcaacagcaaccggtcGCACGAAATATGGACTTCTTGCGGCCACGTCGCGAAAAAACTGAATCCGTTATCTTCGTACGTAACTCACCCCACCGACAGCCCTCGCTGCTGTTCGATGGTCAGCAG AAGAACCGCTCCGGGGAGAACAGCAGCCTCGGTACACCGGGCCAGCGGACGAGTAGTGTCCTGCCGGATCTACTTAGACAGGCATCGCCGGCAACGCCACCCAGCCATGACAAATCGGTCAGCGAGGAG TATCGAGCAGCGGTCAGTTCCTCCGTTCAATCGAACAACGTTCCTCCTAGCAGCCAAACGCCAAACAAATCATTCCTGCTTCCGTACACCACTAACGGAACCGTCGCCCTGGGATCAGGAGGAATGGtaggagcaggagaagcaaGAGTTGGTGaccggggaggtggtggtggtggacgtggCAGTAGCCCTGCGGGGCGCCAAAGTAATGCCTCGCCCCACTCGAACCCATCGaacccgtcgtcgtcctcccgCCACAACAGTCCGAACCACTCGTTTAACACTAGACTCCCAGCAAACAATAGTAGTCTTCACAGTAGCATTAgcagtaatagtagtagtagcggcgtcgtgaatcataaaattgtcaaTAACAATCATTTACtacatcctcctcctcctcctccgtacCATCAATATCAaatgcaccatcatccacaacaacaacaaccgatgCGTGTGACTACGACGGCGGCTCAAACGGATCTGCCCGTATCACCGTTTTCGCTGGCACTGCAACAGAAACAGCGAAGCTTCCTGACGTTCGGTTTTGGGGCCCAGTCTGGTGGTTCCGCGGCTTCTCGGCGGGAGAGccacgtgaacgtgaacgtcaCCCCGACATCGCACGATGCCGCCAGCGACACGCCCGAGATCCGCAAGTACAAGAAGCGCTTCAACTCGGAGATACTATGTGCGGCACTCTGGGGTGTCAATCTGCTGATCGGCACCGAGAATGGCTTGATGCTGTTGGATCGCTCCGGACAGGGAAAG GTGTATCAGCTGATATCTCGTCGGCGGTTCCAGCAGATGGAGGTGCTGGAAGGGCAAAACATTCTGGTGACCATATCGGGCAAGAAGAACCGTGTCCGCGTGTACTATCTGTCGTGGCTGAAGTCGAAAATACTGCGCACCGACGGTTTGGCGGAC CAACAAGTGGAACGTCGCAACGGATGGATCAACGTGGGTGATCTGCAGGGTGCGGTGCATTTCAAGATCGTCAAGTACGAACGGATCAAATTCCTCGTGATCGCCCTCAAGGACTCGATCGAGATCTATGCCTGGGCCCCGAAACCATACCACAAGTTTATGGCATTTAAG AGCTTCGGTGAACTGATGCATCGGCCGCTGTTGGTTGACTTGACAGTCGAAGAGCAAACGCGACTGAAGGTGATCTACGGTTCGGCAGAAGGCTTTCATGCAGTCGATCTCGATTCCGCCACGGTTTATGATATCTACCTACCTAAGCAT ACTCAGGGGCCAATTTCGCCGCATTGCATCGTAACCCTGCCGAACTCGAACGGTATGCAACTGTTGCTGTGCTACGACAACGAAGGTGTTTACGTCAACACGATGGGCCGGGTGTCGAAGAACATCGTGCTGCAGTGGGGAGAGATGCCGACCTCGGTCGCTTACATCGGTACCGGGCAGATTATGGGCTGGGGTAACAAGGCAATCGAG ATACGGTCGGTAGAAACGGGCCACCTGGACGGGGTGTTCATGCACAAGAAAGCACAACGTCTGAAGTTCCTGTGCGAGCGGAACGACAAGGTGTTCTTCAGCAGTGCCAAAGGTGGCTCCTCTTGTCAGATCTACTTCATGACGCTCAACAAACCGGGGATGGCCAACTGGTAA